A window of Nitrospira sp. genomic DNA:
CGAATGGCTGGCGGTTAACGTGCTGGAACCGCGCATATTAAACGCTCCTCCTGCGGAAGCACAAGCATCGGCTGCTACCAGATCAGGGCATCCGCGGTGACGTCGTTGCGGGTTGGATGGAGACTGCCGGATGAGCAGCGGGGCGTGGTGGTCACAAAAAGAAAAGGCCCGCGCATGCGCGGGCCTTGCTTCACAGACCTCGGTCGATCGATCAGGCGATCTTCACCTCGATCTGTTTGGGTTTTGCCTTTTCCGATTTCGGGAGATGCAGATGCAGGATGCCGTCGGCATACTCCGCCTTCACCTTGCTCTCATCGACCGAGTCGGGTAGCGTGAACGTCCGGACAAATCGGCCGTACGACCGTTCGATCCGATGATACTTCTTCCCCTTTTCGTCCTTTTCCTGTTTGCGCTCCCCTTGGATAGTGAGCACACTGTCCTCGACCGTCACCTTCACATCTTCCCGCTTCACTTCAGGAAGCTCCGCCTTGATCGCATATTCGGCTTCGCTCTCGCTGATGTCCACGGTCGGCGTCCAGTCCGCCACCGTCATGACTTCCTTTCCCTGCCCGACGCTCCCGCCGTTCGCCGGCCGAGACACCATCCGATTCAACCGGTCGGACATGTCCTGCAACTCCCGAAACGGATCCCAACGTACGATAGCCATGATGCCTCCTCCTTGTGTGTATGGATGGTCGATTTTCCCTTGCGACATCCTACTTACAAGTAGTGAGGTAATCCCCTGCGCATTGAAGTCAAGCGCATCCTGGACAGAGGAATGTTCCATCCAGGGCCTTGACATTAGGGGGGCCGGCATTATTTAGTAGCCCCCTTCATAGAGGAGACGATCGCCATGTTGGAATTCATATCCTATGCGTTGCTCGGCGGTATCATGTTTGTCACGTCGGTCGTGGTCTGGTGGTTTATCGGTCGCACCGAGTAGATCCCGTTGCCCTACCGCCGGTCGATTGGGACGTAGTGCCGGTTGTGTTCGCCGGAGTAAATCTGGTCTGGCCGGTACAGTTTGTTCTCCCGCAACTGCTCCAACCAGTGCGCCAGCCACCCGCTGACCCGCGCCATCGCAAACAGCGGGGTGAAGAGGTCGACTTCGATTCCCATCTTGTCGTAGATGATGCCTGAGTAGAAGTCGACGTTGGGGTAGATGCCCTTGTCCTTCAGGTGTTCTCCCGCCAATTGCTCCACGGCCACCGCGACTTCATAGAGCGGAGAGGTGCCGCAGACATTGAACAACCGCATGCAAAGATCCTGTAGGACGGTTGCGCGCGGATCTTTCACTTTGTAGACCCGGTGCCCGAATCCCATGAGTTTGTTCTTGCCCTGAAGCCGTGCGTCGACCGCTGCCTTGGCCTGGGCCGGGGTGCCGATCTCCCGCAACATCATGACCACTTCCTCGTTGGCGCCACCGTGCAAGGGGCCCTTCAAGGCGCCGATCGAAGACGCCACCACCGTATACGGATCGGCCAGGGTCGAGGCCGTCACCATGCCGGCAAAGGTGGAGGCATTCATGGTGTGCTCGGCGTGCAGGATCAAACAGTCGTCAAACACTTCGCTCCAGAGCGGATGGGGAACATTTTCCGTCAGCATGTAGAGAAAGTTGTCGGAAAAGGCCAGATCATCCCGCGGGGGAATGTATTCGTCTCCGCGCCGCAACCGGGCCCAAGCGGCCACGATCGTAGGCAGTTTGGCGATCAGCCGTACTGCGGACCAATAGTTGTTCGCCACATCTTTGACGTTGCGTCCAGGATAAAACATCCCCAGTGCCGCGACGGCCGCCTGCAGCGCATCCATGGGATGGCCGTGTTCCGGCATGACCTTCAGCAGATCCACAATGCGAAACTTGATCCGGCGATGGTGCGTGACGTCGTTCACCCACTGCGTCAGCTCGGTGGCATTCGGCAATCGGCCGAACAACAGCAAGTAACTGGTTTCGAGGAAGGACGAGTGCTGACAGAGTTCCTCGACGCGGATGCCACGGTATTCAAGAAGTCCTCGCGTCCCGTCGACATCACTGATTGCCGATTTCGCAGCGGGAACGCCGGCTAGTCCCGGCATAAAGTCATGGGGCATAGACTCTCTCCTCTCTCCATTAGGACATAGGGCCCGATCTGAGTCGGCTGTGGGCGGTGTCAGGGAACATGCGCCTGTCCCGGCTCGACCGATGGATGCCGACTCGGTGTCAGCTTACCATGATCGCAACGATCGACCCAGCGGTCACCTTGAATTGATGAGACGCGGTTGGCATACTACCGCACAATGATCGTGACGATCGAACAAGGGGAAACTCGTGGGGCGGTTG
This region includes:
- a CDS encoding citrate synthase, which gives rise to MPHDFMPGLAGVPAAKSAISDVDGTRGLLEYRGIRVEELCQHSSFLETSYLLLFGRLPNATELTQWVNDVTHHRRIKFRIVDLLKVMPEHGHPMDALQAAVAALGMFYPGRNVKDVANNYWSAVRLIAKLPTIVAAWARLRRGDEYIPPRDDLAFSDNFLYMLTENVPHPLWSEVFDDCLILHAEHTMNASTFAGMVTASTLADPYTVVASSIGALKGPLHGGANEEVVMMLREIGTPAQAKAAVDARLQGKNKLMGFGHRVYKVKDPRATVLQDLCMRLFNVCGTSPLYEVAVAVEQLAGEHLKDKGIYPNVDFYSGIIYDKMGIEVDLFTPLFAMARVSGWLAHWLEQLRENKLYRPDQIYSGEHNRHYVPIDRR
- a CDS encoding Hsp20/alpha crystallin family protein, producing MMAIVRWDPFRELQDMSDRLNRMVSRPANGGSVGQGKEVMTVADWTPTVDISESEAEYAIKAELPEVKREDVKVTVEDSVLTIQGERKQEKDEKGKKYHRIERSYGRFVRTFTLPDSVDESKVKAEYADGILHLHLPKSEKAKPKQIEVKIA